Genomic DNA from Deinococcus misasensis DSM 22328:
AGGCTGGACTTGGCAACAGGGGTACCGTAACGGAACTGTCCGGCGCTGGAGTGGGGAAGGCTGACGCCCATCTCACGCATCACCTGCATGGTGAAACCTGAGCAATCCACGCCACGTCTGGAGACGCCGCCATACACGTAAGGTGCACCGCGCCAGCTGGCAGCAATCACTTTGACTTTGCTGTTTCCAGCAGGTTTTTGAGCGGTCTGGGTTTTGCTCTGGGTGCTGCCTGTGGAGGCACTTCCAAGTTTGATTTTCTGGCCGATTGAGAGGGTGGAACTGGACAGATTGTTCAGCTTCACCAGAGTTTCGATGGAAACGTTGGTCTTTTTGGAGATGCTCGAGAGGGTATCTCCAGATTTTACGGTGTAAACACCGGCGGCCTGCGCCATGCCAAGACAGAGCAGGAAGAGGGAGATCAGTGTTTTCCTCATCGACTGAATTCTAACATCTGTGATAAATTTCTCCATTCATACATTTATGAGAACGAAATTTGCCCTTGTAGAAGACAGCCTTAAATTCAACATGAGAAACTGAGTCCACGCTGAAACATCGAAAACTCACTCTTATCTCACGAAATGTTCATTAAACATTTGCGTTGACACCCTCAAAATTCCCTTTTTATAATGGGAGTGTCATGACCATCCCAACCCCCGAGCCTGCTCACAGCCTTTGTGACGCGGGATTTTCTTTGCACCATGACGGAAAGGTAGGCAACCAGTGAAAACACTGATGAGCACTGAAGAGATCAGCAGAGGCCTCAAGCACTACCGCCGCATCGCCAAACAGGACGTGCTGCGCGCTCCGGAAACCCCCAACCCAGACGCTTTCCGTGTTCACGCCGAGTCCCGTCGTGAAATTTATGGTGCCCTCAGCGAGTGCGCCGCCACCGGATCCAG
This window encodes:
- a CDS encoding C40 family peptidase, with the translated sequence MRKTLISLFLLCLGMAQAAGVYTVKSGDTLSSISKKTNVSIETLVKLNNLSSSTLSIGQKIKLGSASTGSTQSKTQTAQKPAGNSKVKVIAASWRGAPYVYGGVSRRGVDCSGFTMQVMREMGVSLPHSSAGQFRYGTPVAKSSLREGDLVFFNTTGRGISHVGVYLGSGQFIHASTPRTGVIVSNINESYYRNTYVGARRVLGN